The Gemmatirosa kalamazoonensis nucleotide sequence CGAGGTGGAGGACAACTGGGTCCGGGAGCTCCTGCTCGGCGAGCCGCGGCGCTACCCGTTCGGCGCGTCGGTCCGCGATGCCGCCGACGACGCGTATCCGCCGAAGCCGGCGCTCCTCGCGTACCTCGCCGAAGCGCGGCGGCTCTCGCGCGAGCGGCTCGCGGCGTTAGGCGCCGGCGACTTCGAGCGGCCGCTGGAGGACGCGCACTTCGGCGCGATCACGGTGCGCCAGATGTGGGCCGGCGTCGTCACGAGCTTCGCCTGGCACGCCGGCCAGGTGCCGCTCACGATCCGGCTGCTGCGGGCGCTGCGCGACGGGCGCGCCGCGACGTGAACGCGGCGCTCCGTCGCGTGAGCGCTACCGCACCGTGATCACGCCGGACATGGCGGTGCCGTGGATCGTGCAGTGGTACGAGTACGAGCCCGCGGCCGAGAAGGCGCGCTGAAACGTGCCGGCGGACTGCGTCGCCGACTTCGCGCCGTCGTCGAACGTCACGTTGTGCTGGTTCACACCGCTCCACGTCCATGTCACCGTCGTGCCCGCAGTGACGGTGGTCGCGTTCGGCGCCGCCGCGCGAATACGCGGGACACACCTCGAGAGACGCCGCGTCGCCGGCGTGTGTTCCCGGCGATCGCTCAGTGGTGGTTCGCCGGGTCGTCCGCGGCGCCGCCGTGGCCGCCCCGGTCGTCGTTCGGCTGCGCCTCGCCCTTGCCGCCCTTGTCGTCGCGGGGCTGCGCGTGGCCGCGGCGGTCGTCGTTAGGCTCGATCTGGCCGCGGCGCGCGGAGATCGCCGAGGGCGCGAGCGCGGTGGGCTCGGTCGTGCCGCGGTCGCAGGCGGCGAGGGCGACGAGCGAGAGGACGGCGGCGGAGATGCGGAGCGTCGACATGGTGATTGCCTCAAGCTGGAAGTGGAATGTGCCGAGCCTTCGGAACGCGAGCCCCTCCAGGGCACACGGCACGCCCGTGCCGCGTCGCCGTGTGCACGGGCCCCAACTCCTTGTGAGGCTTGCGCTTACGGATCCGCGATCGGGTGCGTGGCGCGACGGGCCGTCGTGTCGAAACGTGGCAGCTGCCTAACGAATCGTGACAGGCGCGGCATGACCGCGCCGAGACGTGGTGGCCGCCGCACCGCGAGCCGTGACGCGCACGATTCGCGGCTCGTCCTCGCGCAGGGTGTTCGACACGGCCGGGCGCTCTGCACACCGCGCCGCGAGGCCATCATCGTCAGCGCCGTTCGCCCGCCCATGTCCTCCCCCTCCCTCCGGTACGCCGCCGGCGTCGCGCCGTCGCGCGACGCAGAGCTCGACGAGCTCCGCGCGCTGATCGGCCTCACGAACGACATCGTCCACGTCTACGACGCGGACGGGCACTACCGGAAGGTGTTCGAGACGCCCACGCAGCGGCTGATCCGCCCCGCCGTCGAGCTGCTCGGCCGCACCGTCGCCGAGATCCTGCCGGCGGAGCAGCAGCGCTACGTGCGCGACCGGCTCCGCGAGGCGCTCGCCACGCAGCAGCCGGTGCCGGTGGAGTACGAGCTGCGCGTCGGTGCGGGAACGATGTGGCTGCGCGGCGTCGCGTCGCCCATCTCGACGGACGCGGTGCTGTGGGTCGCGCGCGACGTCACGGAGCGCAAGCGCGCCGAGGACCGGCTGCGGCGCCGCGAGCAGCAGCTCGCCGAGGCACAGCAGATCGCGCATCTCGGCAGCTGGGAGCACGACCTCGGCACGTACACGCTCACGTGGTCCGACGAGACGTACCGCATCCTCGGCGTGGCGCCGCAGTGGTTCGTCCCGACGCTCCGCTCGTTCATGGCGCGCGTGCACCCGGACGACCGCGCGCGCGTGCGCCGCGGCATGGTGGAGGCGCGCAGGCGTACCGACGGCGTGTCGGTCGAGCATCGCGTCGTGCGGCCCGACGGGCAGGTGCGCGTCGTGCTCGCGCAGAGCCGACTCGAGCACGAGGACGGCCGCCCCGTGCGCGTCGTCGGTACGCTGCACGACATCACCGAGCGCACGGCGAGCCGCGACGCGCTCCGCGAGCAGCAGGAGTTCCTGCGGCAGGTGATCGACACGATCCCCAACCTCGTCTTCGCCAAGCATCGCGACGGCCGGTTCACGCTCGTGAACAAGGCGACCGCCGACGCGTACGGCGTCACGCCCGAGGAGCTGCTCGGCAAGACCGACGCGGACGTGAACGCCGACGCGGCGGAGGTCGAGCATTTCCGGCGCGACGATCTCGCGGTGATGGACAGCCTCACGGAGCGCTTCATCGCCGAGGAGCCGGTGACCGATCCGTCCGGGCGCACGCGCTGGCTGCAGACGGTGAAGCGACCGATCGTGAGCGCGGACGGCCGCGCCGATCAGCTGCTCGGCGTCTCCACCGACATCACGCAGCGCAAGCACGCGGAGGCGACGCTCGCGCAGTTCGCGGCGATCGTCGCGTCGTCCACGTACGCCATCGTCAGCACCGACGCCGCAGGGACGATCCTGAGCTGGAACCCGGGCGCCGAGCGGCTGTTCGGGTATACGGACGAGGAGATCATCGGCCGGTCCGTGGCGGTGCTGCGTCCGGTGGCGGAGCGTGCCGGGCTCGCCGAGCGCCTCGACCGGATGCGTCTCGAGGCACCGGTGTACCAGCGCGAGGAGGTCCGCATCCGCAAGGACGGCGCGCCGGTGGACGTGGCCGTCAGCCGCGCGCCGATCCGCGACGAGGCCGGCCGGTTCGTCGGTGTGTCGGCCATCTACCACGACATCACCGAGCGCCTCACCGCCGAGCAGCGGCTGCTGGCCGCGCGCGAGGCGGCCGAGGCGGCGAGCGCGGCGAAGAGCGAGTTCCTCGCCAACATGAGCCATGAGATCCGCACGCCGATGAACGGCGTGTTGGGCATGCTCGAGCTCGCGCTCGACGTCGCGGCCTCGCCGGAGCAGCGCGACTACCTCGGCGTGGCGAGAGCGTCGGCCGAGTCGCTCCTCGACATCATCAACGACATCCTCGACTTCTCGAAGATCGAGGCCGGGAAGCTGGAGCTCGACGTCGCCCCGTTCCGACTCGGCGAGGCGGTGGCCGACACCGTCGTCGCGCTCGCGGTGCAGGCGCACGAGAAGGGACTCGAGCTCACCGTCGACGTCGCGCCCGACGTGCCGGTCACCGTCACCGGCGACGTCGGCCGTCTGCGGCAGATCGTCGTGAACCTCGTCGGCAACGCCATCAAGTTCACGCACGAGGGCGAGGTCTCGGTCCGCGTCGCGCTCCTCGCGGAGACGACGCGCGACGTCACGGTGCAGCTCTCGGTGTCGGACACCGGCATCGGCATCGCCGCCGAGCAGCAGCGCGCCGTGTTCGAGGCGTTCGCGCAGGCCGACGCGTCGACCACGCGCGAGTACGGCGGCACGGGGCTCGGGCTCGCGATCACCGAGCGCATCGCCGCGCTGATGGGCGGCCGCGTGCGCGTGGAGAGCGAGCCGGGACGCGGCAGCACGTTCCACGTCACCATGACGTTAGGCAGGGGCGACCGCGACACCGCGGAGCACGCGGCGCTCGCGCCCGCGGAGCTGGCGGAGCTCGCCGTGCTGGTCGTCGACGACAACGCCACGAACCGCCACATCCTCGAGCGCACCGTCGCCGGCTGGGGCATGCGCCCGACGGCCGTCGCGGACGCGACGAGCGCGCTCGCCGCGCTCGAGGACGGCGTCGCGCGCGGCGCGCCGTTCGACGTGATCCTGCTCGACGCGCAGATGCCCGACGTGGACGGCTTCGCGCTGGCCGAGCGCGTGCGCGAGAATCCGCGCCTGACCGGCGCGACGATCATGATGCTCAGCTCCGCGCAGCAGCGCGACGCCGCCGCGCGGTGCCGCGCGCTCGGCATCGCGCGCTACCTCGTGAAGCCCGTCGTGCGCGCATCGCTGCTCGACGCGCTGGTGGCGAGCCTCGGTGGACGCCAGGCGCCGACCGCCGGGCCGCCGCGCGGGCCGTCGCCCACGGGCGTGCCCCCGCGCGAGGCGGCGCACGCGGAACGGCCGCTCCGCGTGCTGCTCGCCGAGGACAACCCGGTGAACCAGCGGCTGGCGACGGTGGTGCTGCAGCAGCGCGGGCACGCGGTGACCGCGGTGCCTAACGGACGCCTCGCCGTCGAGGCGTGGCAGCGCGCGAGCGAGTCCACGCCGTTCGACGTGGTGCTCATGGACGTGCAGATGCCCGAGATGGGCGGCTTCGACGCGACGGCGGAGATCCGACGGCGCGAGGCCGAGCGCCGCGACGCGGGACGCGGCGGGACGCGCACCCCGATCGTCGCGCTCACCGCGCGCGCGATGAAGGGCGATCGCGAGGCGTGCCTCGCCGCGGGGATGGACGCGTACCTCTCCAAGCCGCTGCGCTCGCACGAGCTGCTCGCGGTGCTCGACGCGGTGCGGCCGGTGCGCGACGATGAGCCGGCCGTCGACCGCGTGGCGCTGCTCGCCACGGTCGGCGGCAATCGCGTGCTGCTCGTGGAGCTGGTGGACCTCTTCCTCGAGCAGTCGCCGTCGCTCATGGCGCTCATCGACGCTGCGATCGCCGACGGCAGCGCCGACGCCCTCCGACGCGCGGCACACACGCTCAAGGGCTCGCTCATCACGTTCGCGGCGCAGCGCGCCGTGGCCGCCGCGCGCGCACTCGAGCTCCTCGGCGACGGCGATCTCGCCGATCCGCGGGTCCGCGCCGAGGCGAGCGCGGCGCGTGCGGTGCTGGCCGCCGAGATCGAGCGGGTGCGGGAGCGGCTCGTCGCGGAGGCGCGCGCATGAACGCGCTCTCCATCCTGCTCGTCGAGGACAACCCGATCCACGCGCGACTGGCGCGTGCCGCGGTGGAGACGGCCGACCAGTCGTGGCGGCTGACGTGCGTGACGACGCTCGGCGCCGCGTGCGCGATGCCCGCGCCGCCGGATCTCGTGCTGCTCGACCTCACGCTCCCCGACAGCAGCGGGCTCGAGACGCTCGCCCGCGTGCGCGAGCGGTTCGGCGGCACGCCGGTGGTCCTGCTCACGGCGTCCGACGACCGCGCGATCGAGGAGCAGGCGCTCGCGGCCGGCGCCCAGGACTTTCTCGGCAAGGACGAGCTGACGCCGCGCACGCTGCGGCGCGCGATCCGATACGCCGTCGAGCGGCACCGCGTGCAGCAGGAGCTGCTGCAGCTGTCGACGCGCGACGAGCTGACGGAGCTCTACAACCGGCGTGGATTCTTCGCCGCGGCCGAGCGGCTCACGTGCACCGCGGAGCGCCGACAGAGCGGCGCGGACCGGTCGTTCGTCGTCGTCTACGCCGACATGGACGGGCTGAAGGAGATCAACGACACGTTCGGGCACGCGGCCGGCGATCAGGCCATCCAGGAGGCGGCGTGGGTGCTGCGCCACGCGTTCCGCGCCGCGGACGTCATCGCGCGCCTCGGCGGCGACGAGTTCGCCGTGCTCGTGGCCGACGCGGGACCGGAGTGCATCCCGATCCTGCTCGACCGCCTCGCCACCGCGCAGGCGCGGAAGAACGGCGAGGCCGGCCGCCGCTTCCGCATCTCGCTGAGCGTCGGCGCGGCGTCCGCCGCCACGTCGACCGACGCGTCGCTCGACACCCTGCTCGCGGAGGCCGACGCGGCCGCGTATCTGCGCAAGTCGGAGCGGCGCCGGTCGGTCATCCGCGCCGCGACGGGCACCGCCGCCTAACGGGTCTCAGCGCCAGACCGACGACGCCGAGGCCGCGGCCATCGCGTGCCATCGCCGCTCGTCGACGCCACGCACGAGCAGCCAGCCGATCGTCACCGCGCAGCCGAGCAGCGCGACGAGCGCGATCGGCACGAACAGACTGCCCCCGAGAGGCGGGTAGATGAACGCGAGCCAGCCCGCTCCGCCGACGAGGCCGAGCACACCGAGCGCGCGCGGCAGGAAAGTCGATCGCAGCATGAGCCAGCCGGTCAGCATCGTGGAGAGGCCGAGGAAGATGCAGGCCATGCCCGCACCCTGGCTGTTGATGCGAATCAGCAGGTACGCGATCGTCTCGAGCTGCTTCTGGCTGAACGCGGCGAGATACGACGAGCCGCCGAGCACGAACAGCGGCGCGTAGAAGAACAGGCGCGACAGGATCTTGATGCCGCTGCCGACGTAGCCGAACGCGGCCGCCATCCTCGCCAGGCCGCGGTCGACGGGCTTCAGCAGCTCGTACATGACCGCCGTCGTCGCCGTCTGACACGCCATCTCGAGCATGAAGATGGTGAACGCCGCGCGAACGACGGACGGATTCGCGACGATGTTGCGCGCGGTGGCGGCCGCATCGCCCGTGACGACGAGCCGGTCGGCGAGCACGCCCTGCGCGACGACGCCGCCGACGATCGTGGCGAGGAACAGCGCGCCGCTCCACCGGGCCATGGTTCTTGGCGACATGTCGGTCATGGACGGAACTCCAGGAGGTCTCCCGGCTGGCAGTCGAGCGCCGCGCAGATCGCCTCCAGCGTGGAGAAGCGGATCGCGCGCGCCTTGCCGGTCTTCAGCACGGACAGGTTCGCGAGCGTGATGTCGACGCGCTCGGACAGCTCGGTGAGCGTCATGCGGCGCGCGTGCAGCAGGTCGTCGAGTCGCACGAGGATCGGCATGTCAGACCGTGCCCTCGAGATCGTCGCGCATCCGCGTGCCGTGCTCGAAGACGCGCGCGAGCACGAACAGCAGCAGCACGGTGACCCAGCGCGACACGTCGAAGCGCCACTTGATGTCGATCGGAAAGCTCGGCGACGATATCGACGTCGCGATCGACATCACGGCGACGTTCAGCAGCGTCAGGCCGAGGACCGACCACGCGATGCGCTGCAGCCGCGCGGCGTTCTCGACGACGAACGGATCGCCCGCGCGCACCGTGTCGACGATCGCGAGCAGTCGCGAGAGCACCACGTGCGTGAGCGGAACCGCCGCGATCCCGATCAGCATGATCCCGCGCATGCCGAGGAGGATGGCCGCCCCGCCGTCCGACAGGCGCCCGCCGAGCGCCGTCGTGAGCCAGCTCGGGGCGACGAGGCTCATGACGAACAGCGCGAGGATCAGGACGCCCGCCGCGAGGTTCAGCGCGATAAGCACGTGGAGCACTCGGCGCGACAGGGACAGGGCATCCGGGTACGGCAGGGTCATGACGCGTCCTCCGAAGGGCGACCAGGGCTGGACCATCTCGATTATCGATATGTACGGCATCGATAATCGTGAGGTTTCAGGGCACGCCCCGGAAGCTCACCAGACGCCGGGCACGAGCCGGTGCCGGACGCGCGCCGCGTACGCCGTATACCCGGGCAGCTCGCGGCGCAGCAGGCGCTCCTCGAGGACGAGCCGGACGACGACCAGCGCCGTCGGGGCCACGGCGAGCGCCGCCGCGGTCCACGACCCGAGCCACAGCGCCTGGCCGACGAAGATCAGCGGGTCCGCGGCGTAGAACGGGTGCCGCACCACGCCGTACACGCCCGACGTCACGACTGCGTGCCGCTCGCGCTGCACCCGCACCTCGGCGACGGCGAACGCGTTCGCGCGCAGCGCGAGCCCCTTGATGACCCATCCCGCCGCGAACGCCGTGAGACCGACGACGGCGACGCCCGCCGGCACCGGAGCGAGCAGCCGCCACCGCGCGGCGTCCGCGGCGGCGACCGCCGGCAGGGCGAGGAACCCGAGCGCGAGGACGGCCGCGACGAGCAGGCGGTCGGCGCGCGGCTGGTCGCGATGGATCGGCAGCCGCGCGCGCTCGCGGAGCAGCGTCGGGTGCGCGAGGCGCACGGCGGCGACGCTCCACGCGCGCACGACGAGCATGACGGCGAGCAGCGTCCATGCGCGCGGCCACGCCACGGTCCGCGCGCCTGCGCCGATGCACGCGCCGATGAGGACCGCGTCCGCCACGACGCGGGCGAGCGCCTTCGACGTCACCGGATGATCGGGCGCACGGAGTCCACGGCCTCCCGTTGCGAGATGATCCGCCTGCCTCATCGTCGCAACCACGGACGGAGGTCCATGGTCACCGTATCGCGGCTTCCCCGAGCGGGGCTGGATCAACTCGGCGGCGCTGCGGCTGCTTCCGTGAGCGCCCCGCGTCACTCGGTGCGGAGCGCCACGATCGGATCGACCGCGCTCGCCCGCCGCGCGGGGATCCACACCGCGGCCGCCGCCACCGCGAGCACCACGAGGCCGATCGCGACGCCGAGCACCGGCGTGCGCGTCGGCGACCAGTGGAGCGCGCCGACGGCGTAGCGCGCCGCGAGCACGCTGAGCGGCAGCCCGACGACGAGGCCTGACGCACTCAACGCGAGCCCGCGCGCGAAGAACATGCGCACGACCTGGCCGCGCCCGGCGCCGAGCGCGGTGCGGATCCCGATCTCCGCCGTCCGCTGCGCGACGGCGAACGAGACCACCGCGTAGAGCCCCATCGCCGAGAGCAGCAGCGCGAGCAGGCCGCCGCCCGCGGCCGCGCCGCCGGCGCGCAGCACGTCGCGACGGAACGCCGCCTCGCGCTCGGCCATCGTCTGCGCGCGCACGATCGGGAGCTGCGGCGCCTCGGCCGCCACGGCGCGGCGCAGCGCGTCGAGCATCGGCGCCGCCGGTCCCGTCGTGCGCGCGAGCACGCCGGTGTTCATCGTCGCGTAGGGCACGTACACGCGGACCCGCGCGGCGTCGTCGTTCGGGCCGGCGGGGGCGGCCGCATCCACCACGCCGACCACCGTCATCGCGGTGCCCTGCCCGTCGTCCGATCCCGCGATGACGAGACGCCGGCCTAACGGATCCGCGGCGCCCCACAGCCGGCGCGCGATGTCGCTCGCGACGATCACGACGTCGTACGACAGCGGTCGCGCGGGGTCGTGCGTCGCGGGCGCGCGCTCGCCGTCCGTGAAGTCGCGCCCCCGTACCACGTGCACACCGAACGCGGCGAAGTAGCCGCGCGGCGCCGCCGTCAGCTGCGCGTCGAGCGCGCCGACCGCCGCGACGCCCGGCACGCGATCGTGGGGATGCACGACGAGCGGCGCGCCGATGGTTCCCATCTGCATCGGCACGGCGGCGACGACGCCCGGCACCGCGCCGACACGCGCCACGACGGCGTCGATGCGCGCCGCCAGCACGTCGGGCGACACGCGGCCGGCCCACGGGTCGAGCTCCACCTCGGCGATCCGGTCCGACACCGCGGACGGGGTGCGGTCGGCGGCGCCGGCGAGCATCGTCACGATCACGACGCCGAGCCCCACGAGCAGCGGCTGGGTGAGCGCGATCTGCACGACCACCAGGGCGCTCTGCAGCCGCGAGCGCGCCGCCGAGGTGGTGCGCGCCACGCCCTTCATCACCTCGCCGACGGACACGCGCGTCGCGTGCAGCGCCGGCGAGAGCCCGAACAGGACCCCCGTGACGAGGGCGACGGCGCACGTCGCGGCGGTCACGCGCCAGTCGACGACGAGCTGCACGTCCTCGAGCGCCGCGCCCGCGACGCGGATGCCGAGCGCCGTCACGGCGAGGCCGACGGCCGCCGCGGCGAGCGACAGCAGCACGCTCTCCGTGAGGAGCTGCCGGATCAGCCGCGTGCGTGGCGCGCCCAACGCGAGGCGCACGCCGATCTCGCGCCGGCGCGCGACGGCCAGGCCGACCATGAGCGCGCTCACGTTCGTGCAGGTGACGAGCAGCACGAGCAGCGCGAACCCGCCCGCCAGCGCGGCCGACACGATCTGGTCCGCCTGCTGGCTCACGCGGCTGTTCGCGGCGCGCATCGGCACGACGTCGGCGCCGATCGAGTCCGCACGCGCGCGCGCCGCGATGGCCGCGACGACCGGCGCGGCGGCCGCCGTCGTCACGCCGGGCC carries:
- a CDS encoding DinB family protein, coding for MPDFGCAEARAVWAALEFRSPALLRYVAPLDDGELRWRPPGGGNSVAWQLWHIAEVEDNWVRELLLGEPRRYPFGASVRDAADDAYPPKPALLAYLAEARRLSRERLAALGAGDFERPLEDAHFGAITVRQMWAGVVTSFAWHAGQVPLTIRLLRALRDGRAAT
- a CDS encoding cupredoxin domain-containing protein, which gives rise to MNQHNVTFDDGAKSATQSAGTFQRAFSAAGSYSYHCTIHGTAMSGVITVR
- a CDS encoding PAS domain S-box protein, producing MSSPSLRYAAGVAPSRDAELDELRALIGLTNDIVHVYDADGHYRKVFETPTQRLIRPAVELLGRTVAEILPAEQQRYVRDRLREALATQQPVPVEYELRVGAGTMWLRGVASPISTDAVLWVARDVTERKRAEDRLRRREQQLAEAQQIAHLGSWEHDLGTYTLTWSDETYRILGVAPQWFVPTLRSFMARVHPDDRARVRRGMVEARRRTDGVSVEHRVVRPDGQVRVVLAQSRLEHEDGRPVRVVGTLHDITERTASRDALREQQEFLRQVIDTIPNLVFAKHRDGRFTLVNKATADAYGVTPEELLGKTDADVNADAAEVEHFRRDDLAVMDSLTERFIAEEPVTDPSGRTRWLQTVKRPIVSADGRADQLLGVSTDITQRKHAEATLAQFAAIVASSTYAIVSTDAAGTILSWNPGAERLFGYTDEEIIGRSVAVLRPVAERAGLAERLDRMRLEAPVYQREEVRIRKDGAPVDVAVSRAPIRDEAGRFVGVSAIYHDITERLTAEQRLLAAREAAEAASAAKSEFLANMSHEIRTPMNGVLGMLELALDVAASPEQRDYLGVARASAESLLDIINDILDFSKIEAGKLELDVAPFRLGEAVADTVVALAVQAHEKGLELTVDVAPDVPVTVTGDVGRLRQIVVNLVGNAIKFTHEGEVSVRVALLAETTRDVTVQLSVSDTGIGIAAEQQRAVFEAFAQADASTTREYGGTGLGLAITERIAALMGGRVRVESEPGRGSTFHVTMTLGRGDRDTAEHAALAPAELAELAVLVVDDNATNRHILERTVAGWGMRPTAVADATSALAALEDGVARGAPFDVILLDAQMPDVDGFALAERVRENPRLTGATIMMLSSAQQRDAAARCRALGIARYLVKPVVRASLLDALVASLGGRQAPTAGPPRGPSPTGVPPREAAHAERPLRVLLAEDNPVNQRLATVVLQQRGHAVTAVPNGRLAVEAWQRASESTPFDVVLMDVQMPEMGGFDATAEIRRREAERRDAGRGGTRTPIVALTARAMKGDREACLAAGMDAYLSKPLRSHELLAVLDAVRPVRDDEPAVDRVALLATVGGNRVLLVELVDLFLEQSPSLMALIDAAIADGSADALRRAAHTLKGSLITFAAQRAVAAARALELLGDGDLADPRVRAEASAARAVLAAEIERVRERLVAEARA
- a CDS encoding diguanylate cyclase response regulator encodes the protein MNALSILLVEDNPIHARLARAAVETADQSWRLTCVTTLGAACAMPAPPDLVLLDLTLPDSSGLETLARVRERFGGTPVVLLTASDDRAIEEQALAAGAQDFLGKDELTPRTLRRAIRYAVERHRVQQELLQLSTRDELTELYNRRGFFAAAERLTCTAERRQSGADRSFVVVYADMDGLKEINDTFGHAAGDQAIQEAAWVLRHAFRAADVIARLGGDEFAVLVADAGPECIPILLDRLATAQARKNGEAGRRFRISLSVGAASAATSTDASLDTLLAEADAAAYLRKSERRRSVIRAATGTAA
- a CDS encoding DUF4386 domain-containing protein → MTDMSPRTMARWSGALFLATIVGGVVAQGVLADRLVVTGDAAATARNIVANPSVVRAAFTIFMLEMACQTATTAVMYELLKPVDRGLARMAAAFGYVGSGIKILSRLFFYAPLFVLGGSSYLAAFSQKQLETIAYLLIRINSQGAGMACIFLGLSTMLTGWLMLRSTFLPRALGVLGLVGGAGWLAFIYPPLGGSLFVPIALVALLGCAVTIGWLLVRGVDERRWHAMAAASASSVWR
- a CDS encoding helix-turn-helix domain-containing protein, which encodes MPILVRLDDLLHARRMTLTELSERVDITLANLSVLKTGKARAIRFSTLEAICAALDCQPGDLLEFRP
- a CDS encoding DUF2975 domain-containing protein; amino-acid sequence: MTLPYPDALSLSRRVLHVLIALNLAAGVLILALFVMSLVAPSWLTTALGGRLSDGGAAILLGMRGIMLIGIAAVPLTHVVLSRLLAIVDTVRAGDPFVVENAARLQRIAWSVLGLTLLNVAVMSIATSISSPSFPIDIKWRFDVSRWVTVLLLFVLARVFEHGTRMRDDLEGTV
- a CDS encoding methyltransferase family protein, coding for MTSKALARVVADAVLIGACIGAGARTVAWPRAWTLLAVMLVVRAWSVAAVRLAHPTLLRERARLPIHRDQPRADRLLVAAVLALGFLALPAVAAADAARWRLLAPVPAGVAVVGLTAFAAGWVIKGLALRANAFAVAEVRVQRERHAVVTSGVYGVVRHPFYAADPLIFVGQALWLGSWTAAALAVAPTALVVVRLVLEERLLRRELPGYTAYAARVRHRLVPGVW
- a CDS encoding ABC transporter permease; the protein is MSVVGIVRGTLSRLRATLRGHDRADDELRAEMEAHLAMATEEYVRRGLPPDEARRRALVESGGLTQAARLVHAQRGLPWIERLAADASYAVRHFRHTPMATVTMLLVLSLGLGTNVVLFTVMNSLATLPAPGIARDAALVRVRGSVRATRTTSAQARLLSWPEVQAYAARTELFDRVAAHANETALVDLAGAPSDPVAARVVFVTPNYFDVLGVRPALGTVPPAEPDVTRLTTSPTAVISDAMWRRRFGGARDVIGRVVRINEVPVEIVGVAPPRFVGTGGGAPGSGAMTMWVPLAAYPLLQKRTAAVFAGADSLFLSAFARLRPGVTTAAAAPVVAAIAARARADSIGADVVPMRAANSRVSQQADQIVSAALAGGFALLVLLVTCTNVSALMVGLAVARRREIGVRLALGAPRTRLIRQLLTESVLLSLAAAAVGLAVTALGIRVAGAALEDVQLVVDWRVTAATCAVALVTGVLFGLSPALHATRVSVGEVMKGVARTTSAARSRLQSALVVVQIALTQPLLVGLGVVIVTMLAGAADRTPSAVSDRIAEVELDPWAGRVSPDVLAARIDAVVARVGAVPGVVAAVPMQMGTIGAPLVVHPHDRVPGVAAVGALDAQLTAAPRGYFAAFGVHVVRGRDFTDGERAPATHDPARPLSYDVVIVASDIARRLWGAADPLGRRLVIAGSDDGQGTAMTVVGVVDAAAPAGPNDDAARVRVYVPYATMNTGVLARTTGPAAPMLDALRRAVAAEAPQLPIVRAQTMAEREAAFRRDVLRAGGAAAGGGLLALLLSAMGLYAVVSFAVAQRTAEIGIRTALGAGRGQVVRMFFARGLALSASGLVVGLPLSVLAARYAVGALHWSPTRTPVLGVAIGLVVLAVAAAAVWIPARRASAVDPIVALRTE